Proteins encoded by one window of Salvia splendens isolate huo1 chromosome 7, SspV2, whole genome shotgun sequence:
- the LOC121810571 gene encoding protein FAR1-RELATED SEQUENCE 5-like, with amino-acid sequence MDSIMRSDEDYFDSNSSSSGEEAETSKVVYVPKGPDELKPKIGQSFMTLDHALDFYNNYARYVGFDTRKNGSKKEKDVITWIYVVCSQEGTKQRKSEQSELKSKRSSIKCYCNAKVSWKYFMSVGYVIQSFVEEHNHEMVEERHKRFMKLNRNLDLVHQKFILDCANANIGPTLSFSLLKEVLGGLDYVGCTILEVRSYRRDLRAYVEGADAQMLLNEMRRKNELCSAFTYEYEVNSKDRMTRLFWCDPTAKRNYHLYGDIVSFDTTYSTNRYCMIFAPFTGKDNHGRPVTFVAVLLSKENANSFSWLFNQFIKLMGVAPKLIVTDQDLGMKVAVEEVLVNTRHRWCMWHVMNKVADKLPKNMLGSEQLKKELDACVWSELIEPDAFEETWHAIMERYGLANNDWFSSMFASRRFWVPAFFRDFPMSSLIKTSSLSESQNSFFKRYSKSRANLMQFYMNYNHALETQRSNSAKLEYYDSTKVPILRTELEIEKHASTIYSGSAYNAIQEVIVYFVKLIPEKLRGGRWLKSQFVKPIHGGFCVDQEIHLAVDKKKIVFKNLYALFIETAQSIEGNIDQINAFDAIMEEGKKQLLGEGVVLSSTEKRALIENFYGSQVPNFIEVHPPDVVSTKGSGSRKKSKKESAMKLAMKPCRKCGNCHEIGHHDSRNCKKVNEKVNQRQ; translated from the exons ATGGATTCAATTATGAGGTCGGACGAAGATTATTTCGATTCCAACTCATCATCATCGGGAGAGGAAGCTGAGACTTCTAAAG TGGTTTACGTACCAAAAGGCCCCGATGAATTGAAACCAAAAATTGGGCAAAGTTTCATGACCCTTGATCATGCATTGGACTTCTACAACAATTATGCTCGATATGTTGGGTTTGACACCCgtaaaaatggatcaaaaaaggaaaaagatgtcaTTACTTGGATTTACGTAGTGTGTAGCCAAGAAGGTACAAAGCAAAGAAAGAGTGAACAATCTGAGTTGAAAAGCAAGCGTTCTTCTATTAAGTGTTATtgtaatgctaaagtgtcttggAAGTATTTTATGAGTGTTGGTTATGTTATACAAAGTTTCGTTGAAGAACATAATCACGAGATGGTTGAGGAACGCCATAAGCGTTTTATGAAGTTGAACCGCAATTTGGATTTAGTCCATCAGAAATTCATACTTGATTGTGCTAATGCAAACATTGGTCCAACTTTAAGTTTTAGCTTACTTAAGGAAGTGCTTGGTGGATTAGATTATGTAGGGTGTACTATTTTAGAAGTGCGCAGCTATAGACGTGATCTTAGAGCATATGTGGAAGGAGCTGATGCACAAATGCTATTAAATGAGATGCGAAGGAAGAATGAGCTTTGTAGTGCATTTACATATGAGTATGAGGTCAACTCAAAAGATAGGATGACACGATTGTTTTGGTGTGATCCTACTGCCAAGAGAAACTATCATTTGTATGgtgatattgtttcttttgatacGACATACTCAACAAATAG GTACTGTATGATATTTGCTCCTTTTACGGGCAAGGATAATCATGGTCGCCCTGTGACATTTGTTGCTGTCCTTTTGTCCAAGGAAAATGCCAACTCCTTTTCATGGTTATTTAACCAATTTATAAAGTTAATGGGTGTGGCTCCCAAACTCATTGTAACCGACCAAGACTTAGGAATGAAAGTTGCTGTTGAGGAGGTCCTTGTCAATACAAGACACCGGTGGTGTATGTGGCACGTTATGAATAAAGTTGCTGACAAATTGCCAAAGAACATGCTTGGTAGTGAACAATTAAAGAAGGAACTGGATGCATGTGTATGGTCGGAGTTGATAGAACCTGATGCATTTGAGGAAACTTGGCATGCTATAATGGAAAGATATGGGCTGGCCAATAATGACTGGTTTTCATCAATGTTTGCATCCAGAAGGTTTTGGGTTCCAGCCTTTTTCCGTGATTTTCCGATGAGTTCGTTAATAAAGACATCTTCTTTGTCTGAATCACAGAATAGCTTCTTTAAAAGGTACTCAAAGTCCCGGGCTAACCTTATGCAATTTTATATGAACTATAACCATGCTCTGGAGACTCAAAGAAGTAATAGCGCAAAGCTTGAATACTATGATTCAACAAAAGTGCCTATTTTGCgaacagaattggaaatcgagAAACATGCATCAACAATATATAGTGGTAGTGCTTATAATGCAATTCAAGAAGTGATAGTTTAT TTTGTTAAGTTGATACCCGAGAAGTTGCGTGGAGGGAGATGGTTGAAGTCACAGTTTGTAAAGCCAATACATGGAGGTTTTTGTGTTGATCAAGAAATACACCTTGCTGTGGACAAGAAGAAGATTGTATTTAAAAACTTGTATGCATTATTCATTGAAACAGCACAAAGTATTGAAGGGAACATTGATCAAATCAATGCATTTGATGCAATTATGGAAGAAGGTAAGAAGCAGCTTCTCGGAGAAGGTGTTGTTCTGTCTTCTACAGAGAAGAGAGCATTGATTGAGAACTTCTATGGCTCACAAGTTCCGAACTTTATTGAAGTTCATCCTCCTGATGTTGTTAGTACAAAGGGAAGTGGAAGTAGGAAGAAATCAAAGAAGGAGTCGGCAATGAAGTTAGCAATGAAACCATGTCGAAAGTGTGGAAACTGTCATGAGATTGGACACCATGATTCTAGGAACTGCAAAAAGGTTAATGAGAAGGTAAATCAGAGGCAATGA
- the LOC121741405 gene encoding uncharacterized protein LOC121741405 yields the protein MLITAHDSWKLKNKSTPFTGPITFLLACYVDRVVYRTRLVVRRFPTDRNWTTSLLKERGDMEFNNGGIIGRGSVESIINPVSIEALYVNKDSTDEAPSTGNTGNTIPVAEAPSTDEAAPSTNEAPLSYEIRNSIREAAATITKMMKYMKGAPASSNDANCFKVATINALKMVGVEVAQGDQAVSNPVDNMTQAMEEDQEDDPEWIELMEKILEAHDEKCKLVNEGDK from the exons ATGCTAATCACAGCACATGATAGCTGGAAACTCAAGAACAAATCCACCCCATTCACTGGACCCATCACTTTCCTATTG GCTTGCTACGTAGATAGGGTTGTCTACCGTACGAGGTTGGTGGTTAGAAGATTCCCTACTGACCGGAACTGGACAACATCCCTTCTTAAGGAGAGAGGTGACATGGAATTCAATAATGGAGGTATCATTGGTAGAGGAAGCGTAGAAAGTATTATCAACCCGGTCTCCATTGAAGCTTTATATGTCAACAAGGATTCAACTGATGAAGCTCCTTCCACTGGAAACACTGGAAATACTATACCAGTAGCCGAAGCTCCTTCGACTGATGAAGCTGCCCCTTCAACTAATGAAGCTCCTTTGTCTTATGAAATCAGAAATTCAATAAGGGAGGCTGCAGCTACTATTACAAAAATGATGAAGTATATGAAGGGTGCTCCGGCAAGTAGCAATGATGCCAATTGCTTCAAAGTTGCAACcataaatgcactaaagatgGTGGGTGTGGAGGTTGCTCAAGGAGACCAAGCTGTGTCAAATCCAGTTGACAACATGACACAAGCtatggaagaggatcaagaagatgatccagAATGGATTGAACTCATGGAAAAAATTTTGGAAGCCCATGATGAAAAgtgcaaattagtgaatgaag GAGACAAATGA